The nucleotide sequence TCGTGCAGAATACGGCTCACCTCCAGCAGGCCGGAGGTTTTGGAGCGCGGGAGATCCACTTGGGTGGTGTCTCCGGTGATGATCATACGCGAACCCTCACCGAGGCGGGTGAGGAACATCATCATCTGTTCGGACGTGGTGTTCTGGGCTTCGTCGAGGATGACGTAGGCGTTGGAAAGCGTGCGGCCGCGCATGTAGGCGAGCGGAGCGATTTCAATGATGCCGCGCTCAGTGAGCTTCTCGACATCCTCGCCCGACATCATGTCGGCCATGGCATCGTAGAGCGGGCGCAGGTAGGGGAGGATTTTTTCGCGCAGATCGCCCGGCAGGAAACCGAGGGCTTCGCCGGCTTCGACCGCCGGACGCGTGAGGATGATGCGTTCCACCTCGTTGCGCAGCAGGGCGGAGATGGCGTGAGCGACGGCGAGGTAGGTTTTGCCGGTGCCGGCGGGGCCGAGCCCAAAGACCACGGAGCAGTGTTGCAGCGATTGCAGGTAGAGCTTTTGCCCGAGCGTTTTGGGGACGATCGATTTGCGATTGGTTGTAATGACGAGTGGCTTCGCAAACAGTTCGGCCAACTGCTCGGCCTCATCGCGGGCGACCATGTCGACGAAGCGTCGAAAGTCGGGCGATTGAATCGCGACCCCCTGTTGCCGGGCGTCGTTGAGAAAGCCGAACAACTGCTCGATGCGGCGAATCGTTTCGTCGGCCCCATCGACTTTGAGCCAGTCCTCCCGGGTGGTGAGTTTGGCGTCGAGGATGCGTTCCGCGTAGCCTAGATTTTCCGCCCGGCTCGCGTAGAGTTGGTTGAGATGGCGGGGATTGGGAAAGTAGAGCGTTTTGACGGCCATGCGGAATGCAGCCTTTAGGCGCGGGCGGAACGGGGGACGGGGCCCAACCTCCGCCTCAAGGGAGCAGGGATCATGATTGAGCGGAGAGGGCGGCCGCGGTTTCGGCGAGTTTTTCCCAAGTCGATTCGAGCGCCTGGGGCAATGTGCGGGTTTGGCCGAGCACCGGCATGAAATTGGTGTCGCCGTTCCAGCGGGGCACGATGTGGCCGTGCAAGTGCGGAATGCTGCCCCCGGCGGCGGAGCCGAGATTGAACCCCACATTGAAACCGTCGGGATTGAGCGCGGCGCTCACGATGCGTTTGCCGAAAATAATCAGGGCCATGAGGTCGGCCGATTCCTCCGGCGTGAGATCCTCGAGTTCGTTGACCTCACGAAAGGGAATCGCGAGCAGGTGGCCGGGATTGTAGGGAAACCGATTGAGCATGAGGTAGCTCAGCTCGGTGCGGTGGACAATGAAGGCCGCACGATCGTCGCCCAAGAGCGGGAGATCGGTGAAGGGTCGGTCCGTTTTGGGAAAACGGGGCGCACTGATATATTCCATGCGCCAGTAGGCGTGCAGCTGATCCATGAGTGGGAGCCGGCAGTGAAGGACTCCGTCGCGCCGTTGTCAAAGCCCTGAAATGGAGCAGGGTGCGATCCCATCCGGGACCGGAATTACGGGGCTGACAAATCCGCCGCGATGGCCCACGGGTGTCGTCTTTACGCGAAATGAATATCACAAATGCCAACCGACGTGTGGTGGTTACGGGCCTTGGGGCCGTGACTCCGATGGGGCTCTCCGCCGCTGAAACCTGGGCCGGTCTCGCGGCCGGTCGTTCCGGGATCGGACCGATCACGCGATTCGATGCCACCACCTGCACGGCGAAAATCGCCGGCGAAGTCGACGGTTTCGAAGCCACGGCGCCGTTGGCGGCCCCGCTCAAACCCTTCGGAGACGACAAGCCCGCGATGGAGCGGGTCTTCACGCCCAAGGACGCGAAGAAGTTCGGCCGCTTCACGCATCTCGGCGCGGCGGCGGCGGTCGAGGCCTACGCCGACTCCGGGCTCGATGCTCACCGCGCCTCGCTCAACTCCGATCGCATGGGCGTGAATCTCGGCGTCGGTCTCGGCGGTCTACCCGAAATCGAAGCGACACATGAGACGTGGCAAAAGGGGGGCTTCCGCAAAATCTCGCCATTTTTCATTATTCAAATCGCACCCAATTTGTTGGCCGGTCAGGTCAGTCTGCTGCTCAACATGCGCGGACCGAATCTGGCGGTGGCGTCCGCCTGTGCGACTTCGGGCCACTCGCTCGGCGAGTCCGCCGCGGCCATCGCGCGCGGCGATGCCGAGGTGATGATTGCCGGGGGCGCGGAATCGACGGTCACGCCGCTCGCGGTCGGTGCCTTCGCGCAAATGCGGGCGCTGTCCACGCGCAACGACGAGCCGAGCGCCGCCTCGCGGCCCTACGACGCCAATCGCGATGGCTTTGTGCTTTCCGAAGGCGCGGTGGTTTTCGTGCTCGAAGAACTCGAACACGCCAAGGCGCGCGGCGCACGGATCTATGCCGAGCTCAGCGGCTACGGGGCTTCGGCCGATGCCTTCCACCTGTCTTCGCTCTCCCCCGGGGGAGAAGGTTCGCAACGCTCCATGCGCGCGGCGCTCGCGTCGGCGGGCATCGGACCCGAGGCGATTGATTTTGTGGCGGCCCATGCGACCTCGACTCCCGGGGGCGACGGCGAGGAAGCCGCCGCGATCGCGAGTGTTTTTGCCGATCAGCTCGACACGCTGCATGCCAGCGCGGTCAAATCGATGACCGGCCACTTGCTCGGCGCGGCGGGCGCGATGGGTGCGTTTTCGGCCGTCAAGGCGATCGAGACCGGCACGATTTCGCCGTCGATCAACATCGAAACCATTGATCCCGC is from Synoicihabitans lomoniglobus and encodes:
- a CDS encoding PhoH family protein, whose protein sequence is MAVKTLYFPNPRHLNQLYASRAENLGYAERILDAKLTTREDWLKVDGADETIRRIEQLFGFLNDARQQGVAIQSPDFRRFVDMVARDEAEQLAELFAKPLVITTNRKSIVPKTLGQKLYLQSLQHCSVVFGLGPAGTGKTYLAVAHAISALLRNEVERIILTRPAVEAGEALGFLPGDLREKILPYLRPLYDAMADMMSGEDVEKLTERGIIEIAPLAYMRGRTLSNAYVILDEAQNTTSEQMMMFLTRLGEGSRMIITGDTTQVDLPRSKTSGLLEVSRILHDIDGIAFHEFSGADVVRHPIVQRIIAAYDHYKNPMNANDASDV
- a CDS encoding HIT family protein, encoding MDQLHAYWRMEYISAPRFPKTDRPFTDLPLLGDDRAAFIVHRTELSYLMLNRFPYNPGHLLAIPFREVNELEDLTPEESADLMALIIFGKRIVSAALNPDGFNVGFNLGSAAGGSIPHLHGHIVPRWNGDTNFMPVLGQTRTLPQALESTWEKLAETAAALSAQS
- the fabF gene encoding beta-ketoacyl-ACP synthase II, with the protein product MNITNANRRVVVTGLGAVTPMGLSAAETWAGLAAGRSGIGPITRFDATTCTAKIAGEVDGFEATAPLAAPLKPFGDDKPAMERVFTPKDAKKFGRFTHLGAAAAVEAYADSGLDAHRASLNSDRMGVNLGVGLGGLPEIEATHETWQKGGFRKISPFFIIQIAPNLLAGQVSLLLNMRGPNLAVASACATSGHSLGESAAAIARGDAEVMIAGGAESTVTPLAVGAFAQMRALSTRNDEPSAASRPYDANRDGFVLSEGAVVFVLEELEHAKARGARIYAELSGYGASADAFHLSSLSPGGEGSQRSMRAALASAGIGPEAIDFVAAHATSTPGGDGEEAAAIASVFADQLDTLHASAVKSMTGHLLGAAGAMGAFSAVKAIETGTISPSINIETIDPAVAATGLNVTPNTAVQKTVRGALANSFGFGGTNASLVFQAL